Below is a genomic region from Myxococcus fulvus.
CGGACTCGGCGAAGTTCACCCGGCCCGGCACGCCCGGCGCGGACGGGACGATGTTCAGCTCGGAGATGAGCGCCGCGGACGTCATGTTGCTGACCAGGTGGAGCTGCGGGGCCTTGAGGCTCTGGGTGCAGTTGACCTCGAGCTCGCCGGTGCCGGGGCGCACCACGGACACGGCGGCGCCGGGGGTGACGCAGGGCTCGCCCAGGTAGTCGCGGTCCGGCACGACGAGCCACAAGTCGTCGCTGCCGTCGGCCGTGGTGACGTTGCCGGAGGTGCCCGCGCCGGTGGTGCCGTCGCGTCCGAAGAAGGCGCTGGTGCGCACCGGGACGCCGTTGCGGCGCACCCAGATGCCGTTGGGCGCGCCCGCGCCCGCCTGACGCACCATGCCCATGATGGCCTCGCCCGCCATGCGCGCCGAGTCGTGGCTGTCCGTCGTGTGCTCCGTGTTGTGGACCACGCGGCTGCCGGCCACCATCAGGGCCGCGGCCGCCGCGATGATGATGCTGGTGAGCGCCAGCGCCACCATCGTCTCCAGCAGGGTCATGCCTCGGGTCTTCATTGGACGAACACCTCGCTGTGCGCCTGCGCGCGGGTGGCCGTGTCGCCCTTGCGCACGATGCGGGCCCAGACCGTCACCGGCTGGGCGCCCGGGGGGAGGACCCCGGGGACGGCGGGCTCCCTGGGCAGCCCCTTCGTCACCAGCATCTCCCGGCAGTACGTGCCGTCCGGCAGCACGGCGGCGTTGCACGGCGTGCCGGCGGGGATGCCCGCCAGGGGCTCCACCGTGCCGTCGGCGGACAGCTTGAAGTAGGCGCCGGAGGAGGGGTCTCCCGGCACGTGCGTGCTCACGTCCGCCTTCCACGGCGCCGTGCCCGGGGCCAGGTCCGTGGGGAAGGTGGCGGGGCGCTCCACCGCGTCGATGACGAGCTTCGACTTCGAGGCCAGCCGCAGCCGCTGCATGCTGGCGTCGAGCATCATCCGCTTGGCCTGCAACAGCTGCCCGTCATGGACGTCGCGGGATGCGAACACCATGCCTCCCACCGCGCCCGCGGCGGCCAGGGCCAGCACGCCCATGGACACGAGCACCTCGACGAGACTTGCGCCGCGGCGCGCGGCGAGACGTTGCGAGCTCATTCGAAGAACCTCTGGCTCCAGTTGAGCAGCCGGAAGACGAAGCCGTTCTGTCCGTTGACGCGCATCTGCTCCTTCGCCTCGGGGGTGTTCGCCCCGGCCGGGTCGTTCACCGTGTGGCGGGCGATCTTGCTCACGCCCAGGCCGATGACGTGGCTCTGGGACGACGCGCCGCTGCCCTGCTGGAACACCGCCACGCCGCCGAAGTTGGCCACCGTCATGGAGGACAGGCTGCTGACGGCCCCCGTCCCCGACGTCGCCGTGTTGCCCAAATCCAGCGCCCACGTCTTGCCGCTGATGTTGCCCTCGACGGACATCAGGTCGGAGCCGATCTTCCCGTTCGCGGTGGAGAAGTACGCGGTGCGCCCCGCGACGGTGATGGTGCCGTACACGTGCTGCGGCGCGCCGAACGTCAGCGGGAAGGGCGTGGGCTCCTGGAGGATGCCCTGCTGGGTGGCCAGCCCCTTGGCTTCCGAGGCGCTGATGTTGGTGCCGTCCAGCTTGAGGCCCGCGGTGCCCAGCGGCAGCCGGCGCGAGGTGCCCAGGAGCGCCAGGTGCAGCTGGCCCGCGTCGTCGGCCGGCACCCAGTCCACGCCGCCCGTGCCCACCAGGGCCACCAGCTCGCCCTCGTAGTTCTTCAGGGCGCTGCCCGCGGCGATGTCCTGGGGCAGACGCGCCAGCGCCACGTTGGTGGAGAGCGGCCGGCGGTCATTGGTGACGGACTGCGCGTCCAGCCCGGTGAACTTGCACGGCGTGGCGCACGGCGGGTTGGCGCGCGCCACGTTGACGTTCTGGCCGGTGGCGCCGTCCAGCTCCCACAGCTTGCCCTCCATGTCGCCCGTGTACACGCGCGCCGCGCCGCCGGTGTCCGTCAGGACGGTGGGCGCGTGGGGCGGCGTGTTGTCCACCCAGGCCTGGGTGTAGCCGCGCTCCCACTGCCACAGCTTCTGGCCGGTGGCGATGTCGATGGCGAACACCTGCATGCCGAAGGTGGGCGAGCCCTGCGCGCCTGAGCTGCTGGCGCCGACGAAGACGGTGTACGTGGGCTCCAGGCCCTGGCGCACCACGCCCACGGACAGGCCCCGCGTGCCGCCCATCTCCGTGTAGTTGTAGAGGCCCGTCGGGTGGCGGCCCGGGTCGTCCAGGGGCGCCATGACGAAGTGGGCCGTCTCCTCGCGCCACTTCGCCGCCCACTGGGTGCCGCCGGTGTCGCGGTCCGCCAGCTCCACCGGCGCGTGCGGAGGGAAGCTGCCCGCCTGGAAGTGGCTGCCCACCAGGTGCCACAGCAGCACGGGCCTGAGCGGGTTGGTGATGTCGAGCGCGAACAAGTCACGCCCCTTCTGGCCCGCGTTGGCCACCAGCACCGTGTGCCACTCGCGCTTGCCGCTGCCCACGAAGTCCGCGAAGACGTCCAGCACCACCGGCGCGCTGTTGACGGCCGCGGCGTTGCTGCGCAGCCACGGCAGCTGGGTGGCCGGCAGGAAGCTCCACAGCTCCGTGCCCGGCGGGGGCGTGGAGCCGCCGCGGAAGCTGGCGCTCCAGTTCTTGGGGAAGGCCGTGTCCGCGGGGCTGACGTTGGGGAAGGACAGGGTCTCCGCGGGGCCCGCGTAGCGCGCGCCGCCGGACACGTAGAAGGCGTGGAGCTGACCGTCCAGGCCCGCGGCGTACGCCACGGTGGGCCGGGGCGCGACCTGGTCCGGGATGTAGCCGCTGGGCTTCACCACCGCGGGCGAGGAGTGCACGAAGCCACCCAGTCGCGCGCGGTTCTCCGCGTCCTCGTTGTTGCACTGGCTGTCGGTGGGCTCGAGCACGGGGCTGCCCGAGCCGTCGTTGCCGGTGGAGGTGGCGTAGCAGAAGCCGCGCACGCGCTGGAGCATCTGCGCCACCGCGTTGAAGTCGTTGGCCAGCTTCGTCTTGTTGACGGCGGCGGTGCTCTGGCCGAAGTCGGTGCCCGCGAGCTGCTCGGTGAACTGCACCGCCTGCTGCAAGTCACACACCCCGTCGCCCGTGGGCGTGGTGACGAAGTCGAAGCGCGAGGTGCCGTCGGGGTTTACGACCTCGCCCAGCTTGAGCACGTCCACGCAGTTGGGGTTGGGGCCCGAGCCGTAGTTGGAGTTGATGGCGGTGCCGGCCACGTTC
It encodes:
- a CDS encoding PilW family protein; amino-acid sequence: MKTRGMTLLETMVALALTSIIIAAAAALMVAGSRVVHNTEHTTDSHDSARMAGEAIMGMVRQAGAGAPNGIWVRRNGVPVRTSAFFGRDGTTGAGTSGNVTTADGSDDLWLVVPDRDYLGEPCVTPGAAVSVVRPGTGELEVNCTQSLKAPQLHLVSNMTSAALISELNIVPSAPGVPGRVNFAESGTPGFSNAPEKGGFQKGDLLYPVRLVHFFIGPHPVSRRPSLLRTEGRLVADALGRPFSDMAGATPVVVQENVEDFQVAFGFDTTGMDDPAQYTWRHGQGADHQAGLRTLRISVVATGRNPRRNSQSSAVLADDKPVTVENNVRAPTVAADGYYRSLFTRRMELPNLAAANL
- a CDS encoding prepilin-type cleavage/methylation domain-containing protein, which produces MSSQRLAARRGASLVEVLVSMGVLALAAAGAVGGMVFASRDVHDGQLLQAKRMMLDASMQRLRLASKSKLVIDAVERPATFPTDLAPGTAPWKADVSTHVPGDPSSGAYFKLSADGTVEPLAGIPAGTPCNAAVLPDGTYCREMLVTKGLPREPAVPGVLPPGAQPVTVWARIVRKGDTATRAQAHSEVFVQ